From the Theileria equi strain WA chromosome 4 map unlocalized gcontig_1105316255041, whole genome shotgun sequence genome, one window contains:
- a CDS encoding conserved hypothetical protein (encoded by transcript BEWA_050480A), whose amino-acid sequence MEPGVAFKKMLTGLRRGERVFLQNVPSRAIKPHLGTLRTPLRNITPQNEVPREKVEDADDDKSDDSISHFAGIHKRFNFDRRRNSTITIPSSSPTTVLRSMDRAIKNRTNTLSTDSSHDDLIFHLRNFNEIYAKTTHKFDLLKTIVNNDKNDEIIFTIDFYNLLLSIWASIGQLNKNDKIMYHNLCKSISKKVWSLLPKRGIGVSHSIYLSYFLLDLELLDENKLVPPGEQFERMNFLIANLKPLLERSVGGTMHTFGSCSNGLWVRGSDIDFCLVIPDCKTKRQWLSKLMLVKSSLLNTDYISKIQIIQARVPIAKLFDNNGVNVCDVSINNTVALNNSLYVTTMTSLDARVAKLGRFIKYWAKCRQINNRAEGTMSSYTLSLQLFYFLANRNPPILPLFKDITRNYSPFEDLDNQLCFISDTAEIMERCKYLGKNQESLSELVFAFFNYYGSEKFKGGDSGITINLYDNQVAENDSGVLEMRCPITGKNVNPFTVVIWQSIHDEFRRFKDMLSLKQPIEVICCEIQRSVLKSQAIARKKNANTMAKILLNAKQL is encoded by the exons ATGGAGCCTGGCGTGGCGTTCAAGAAGATGTTGACGGGGCTGAGAAGGGGTGAGCGCGTCTTCCTCCAGAACGTTCCCTCGAGGGCCATAAAGCCGCATTTGGGCACACTTCGCACTCCCCTGAGGAATATAACGCCCCAAAACGAGGTTCCTAGGGAGAAGGTGGAAGATGctgatgatgataaatctGATGACTCTATTAGCCATTTTGCGGGAATACATAAAAGGTTTAATTTTGACAGAAGACGCAATTCCACTATCACCATTCCAAGCTCTTCTCCAACTACGGTCCTGAGAAGCATGGATAGAGCTATAAAAAATCGCACAAACACATTGTCTACGGACTCCTCCCATGATGACCTCATCTTTCACCTGCGGAACTTTAACGAAATATACGCAAAGACTACTCACAAATTTGATCTGCTCAAAACGATCGTGAACAATGACAAAAACGATGAGATTATCTTTACAATTGATTTTTATAACCTGCTACTAAGCATTTGGGCGTCAATAG GCCAATTGAACAAAAACGATAAGATAATGTACCATAATTTATGCAAGAGTATTTCTAAAAAGGTCTGGTCGCTCCTGCCTAAGAGGGGTATCGGGGTTTCTCACTCAATCTACCTGTCTTATTTCTTGCTGGATTTGGAGCTTTTGGACgaaaacaaactggtgCCACCGGGGGAGCAGTTTGAACGGATGAACTTTCTGATTGCCAACCTAAAGCCCCTGCTGGAAAGATCCGTGGGAGGAACTATGCATACCTTTGGGTCCTGCTCAAATGGACTATGGGTCCGAGGCTCAGACATTGACTTTTGCCTAGTAATCCCAGACTGCAAAACAAAGAGGCAGTGGCTCTCCAAGCTAATGCTGGTAAAATCATCGCTATTAAATACAGACTACATTTCAAAGATACAAATAATCCAAGCAAGGGTTCCTATCGCAAAATTATTTGATAACAATGGAGTTAACGTGTGTGACGTTTCGATAAACAACACCGTTGCACTAAACAATTCGCTTTATGTAACGACAATGACATCTTTAGATGCGCGTGTGGCTAAACTTGGTCGATTTATCAAATACTGGGCTAAATGTCGCCAGATTAATAATAGAGCGGAAGGTACAATGAGCTCATACACTCTATCGCTGCAGCTCTTTTACTTTTTAGCAAACAGAAACCCTCCAATACTCCCGCTATTTAAGGACATCACAAGGAACTATTCTCCTTTTGAAGACCTTGACAATCAGCTTTGTTTCATTTCAGATACAGCCGAGATTATGGAAAGGTGCAAGTACCTGGGTAAAAACCAAGAGTCCCTTTCCGAGCTTGTGTTTGCCTTTTTCAACTACTATGGAAGTGAAAAATTCAAGGGAGGCGATTCTGGAATCACAATTAACCTCTACGATAATCAAGTTGCTGAGAATGATAGTGGCGTGCTGGAAATGAGGTGTCCAATAACTGGCAAGAATGTGAACCCATTCACAGTTGTGATTTGGCAATCGATTCACGATGAATTTCGACGTTTTAAAGACATGCTGTCGTTGAAGCAACCAATTGAGGTAATTTGTTGCGAAATCCAGCGCTCAGTGCTCAAGAGTCAAGCAATTGCCCGAAAGAAGAATGCAAACACAATGGCGAAAATTTTATTGAATGCAAAACAACTCTGA
- a CDS encoding hypothetical protein (encoded by transcript BEWA_050470A) translates to MHFIYALVTFIYRDEADNKDPKFVLYKGLRKKYYGSEDLLDEQKFSQMVKEMPTFFEEVSQDAASLRQSDDLPEFVTLSNFNERVIKDASKRSPIIVQLYEDNCFLCFLVRPFINSVHNHLKEVNSPVRIKRLNIQMNDFPKGCPITRATPTFVFYTGGNNGAKWEEFKPQDFVRKLSEVAKLPKDSVEYLEKLAEDISQRFVMFGKLAHWMSESQMIQELVFSSQIPGEEPLTSSEDMYSRALRMLMDMDADRTDSLEENLEYLKGEINSAEQDCIAMSEILGKELVKQNV, encoded by the exons ATGCACTTTATTTATGCACTAGTAACATTTATATACAGGGATGAAGCTGATAATAAAGACCCAAAATTTGTCCTTTACAAGGGATTGCGGAAGAAGTATTATGGTTCTGAGGATTTGCTAGACGAGCAAAAATTTAGTCAGATGGTGAAGGAGATGCCAACATTTTTTGAGGAGGTATCACAGGACGCTGCTAGTTTGAGACAGAGTGACGATCTTCCAGAATTTGTTACGCTATCAAATTTTAATGAAAGG GTTATTAAAGACGCTAGCAAGCGGTCGCCGATAATTGTCCAGCTATATGAAGACAACTGTTTCTTGTGCTTTTTGGTCCGGCCGTTTATCAACTCTGTGCATAACCACCTCAAGGAGGTCAACAGTCCGGTCAGAATTAAGCGCTTGAACATTCAGATGAATGACTTTCCCAAGGGATGCCCAATCACTAGGGCAACCCCGACATTTGTCTTTTATACCGGAGGCAACAACGGTGCTAAGTGGGAAGAGTTTAAACCACAAGATTTTGTTAGGAAACTTTcagag GTGGCAAAATTGCCAAAGGATAGTGTAgaatatttggaaaaactcGCAGAGGATATTTCCCAGAGATTTGTAATGTTTGGAAAGTTGGCACACTGGATGTCTGAGTCACAAATGATCCAAGAACTTGTCTTTAGCTCTCAAATTCCCGGCGAGGAGCCGCTAACTTCCAGCGAGGACATGTACTCTAGAGCTCTCCGAATGCTCATGGATATGGATGCGGACAGGACGGACAGTCTCGAGGAGAATTTGGAGTACCTCAAGGGTGAAATCAACTCTGCAGAACAAGACTGCATTGCCATGTCAGAAATCTTAGGAAAGGAACTTGTAAAACAAAATGTCTAA
- a CDS encoding chaperonin 60 kDa, putative (encoded by transcript BEWA_050490A) — translation MWLIGVIFVSILPTFTEGLSVLFKRQFLDGKCISNNGIIYGTGQEIEALTRARNWRSSPLCFSSTQSCSSPAFLSSPGLTSRSSLGVQAKAKEIILSDECRNSLLSGITKVADTVRVTLGPRGRNILLEKEYGTPIIVNDGVTIARNIELSDRKMNAGAKLIQEIATTSDDRAGDGTTSTAVLAAEIAKRGVEYVNQGHNSIPLHKGIQKVSKLIIEEIKTLSNPVSGYNDLLNIATVATSGNVVMGQVIAKAFDKLGGNAATILEDNPALEDELDFTEGYTFDRGFANPYFLLGEEKEAIEWASPSILVSDSKIDNPQSILSILEHCAKTKTPLVIIAEDFGPEAMQTFIINKMRGMLKVVAVKAPSFGERRKDYLQDIAIATGSTFVSSDVGISLGDVTVDMLGNARNVVIKKERTSIITLPQFLGSIKNRVSSLLKEKELSTSQFDKQKLGERIAALSGGIARIRIGAATETELKEKRLRYEDSINAVRAAMETGYVPGGGVTYLAMQRPEFVEKVMKNIEDSVNEELNSPDSEVVDGRDEEVESEIELQKAGAQIVLDAMSIITKQIADNAGTDGSKVVERIVNSGKPFGYGWNAKTNCYGDMIKQGVIDPAKVIMSAVEHSTSVAGLVLTTEGMMVEKEEKKKSTDDEAVEEPYE, via the exons ATGTGGTTAATTGGCGTGATTTTTGTCTCTATTCTTCCGACCTTCACCGAGGGTCTGAGTGTGCTATTCAAACGGCAATTTCTGGATGGCAAGTGCATTTCCAACAATGGCATAATTTACGGCACTGGACAGGAAATCGAGGCTCTCACAAGGGCCAGGAATTGGAGAAGCTCACCTTTGTGTTTTTCTTCGACCCAGTCGTGTTCTTCTCCGGCGTTTCTCTCGTCGCCTGGATTGACGTCTCGTTCCTCTCTGGGCGTCCAGGCCAAGGCCAAGGAGATCATCCTCTCTGACGAGTGCAGGAACAGTTTGCTCTCCGGCATCACCAAAGTGGCTGACACGGTCAGAGTTACTCTGGGTCCGAGAGGTCGCAACATTCTGCTCGAAAAGGAGTACGGCACACCCATAATCGTCAACGATGGCGTAACAATCGCAAGGAATATCGAGTTGAGCGACCGCAAGATGAACGCGGGCGCCAAACTCATCCAGGAAATCGCCACGACCTCCGACGACCGCGCCGGTGACGGTACGACTTCTACGGCAGTTCTGGCAGCTGAGATCGCAAAGAGAGGCGTAGAGTATGTGAACCAGGGCCACAACTCGATCCCGCTTCACAAGGGCATCCAGAAGGTTTCCAAACTCATCATTGAGGAAATAAAGACTTTGAGCAACCCAGTGAGCGGCTACAACGATCTCCTAAACATTGCCACCGTCGCAACTTCCGGTAATGTTGTCATGGGCCAAGTTATAGCCAAGGCGTTTGACAAACTCGGTGGAAATGCAGCGACGATTCTGGAGGATAATCCGGCGCTAGAGGACGAACTCGACTTCACTGAGGGTTACACCTTTGATCGCGGATTCGCCAATCCCTACTTTTTGCTCGGAGAGGAGAAGGAAGCCATCGAATGGGCGTCTCCCAGTATCCTCGTCTCGGACTCCAAAATTGACAATCCACAGTCAatcctttccattcttgaGCATTGCGCCAAGACCAAGACTCCGCTAGTTATCATTGCGGAAGACTTTGGTCCTGAAGCCATGCAGACATTTATCATTAACAAGATGAGAGGAATGCTCAAGGTCGTTGCCGTAAAGGCGCCCTCGTTTGGAGAGAGGAGAAAGGACTATCTACAGGATATTGCCATTGCCACCGGAAGCACTTTTGTCTCCAGCGATGTCGGAATCAGCCTCGGGGATGTCACGGTAGACATGCTCGGAAACGCCAGGAATGTCGTGATTAAGAAGGAAAGGACGTCCATCATCACACTTCCACAGTTTTTGGGAAGCATCAAGAATAG GGTATCGTCTCTattgaaggaaaaggaactCAGTACATCTCAATTTGACAAGCAAAAATTAGGAGAGCGTATTGCCGCTCTCTCTGGCGGTATTGCAAGAATTAGAATCGGTGCAGCCACAGAGACTGAACTGAAGGAGAAACGCCTGCGTTATGAGGATTCCATAAACGCTGTAAGGGCTGCCATGGAAACTGGATACGTGCCAGGAGGAGGTGTAACATACTTGGCCATGCAAAGACCAGAATTTGTAGAAAAGGTAATGAAGAATATTGAGGATTCAGTAAACGAGGAATTGAACTCACCAGACTCTGAAGTTGTTGATGGaagagatgaagaagtaGAAAGCGAAATTGAGCTCCAAAAGGCTGGCGCCCAGATAGTACTCGATGCAATGAGTATCATTACCAAACAAATTGCAGATAATGCCG GTACTGATGGATCAAAGGTCGTTGAAAGAATTGTAAATTCTGGTAAACCATTCGGTTATGGTTGGAATGCCAAGACAAACTGCTATGGTGACATGATCAAGCAAGGAGTTATCGACCCTGCCAAGGTCATAATGTCCGCAGTAGAGCACTCAACCTCCGTTGCAGGTCTCGTTCTAACTACCGAAGGAATGATGGTcgaaaaggaagaaaagaaaaagtCCACAGACGATGAAGCAGTGGAGGAGCCATATGAGTAA
- a CDS encoding hypothetical protein (encoded by transcript BEWA_050460A), producing MTSNEVTIDIGKYPRSKGVETDNKIGYYYQSGGKVLLEETYYPEPDGTYMKLTHTPEHANIQSITHNDIIQTVSSDLSEFKSVAVFYWSGDSIFGNPLLIQLGNDDNEYYNSTPERLTYWDKLTLTAINLKSELDKQNCERNKVHIVKISEKGNTNNTYQCPSCSKEDIQTHYNNSHPGSSYYIHSIPGSSAQISGFRDNEANQVGLPSIKNLKFVFVYWNKPAAKPVLIHYPQSPPRCFRRNSDNDDTWVEVSRYQEQLLNDKEYYPSITIDLMSANVPYTDNSVIVTVRNTIVEGGYSKFEHSLRGGLVMIAQAKHSSNVLNDILSNDKLDSITAYYSGDDPGRKEKLLLVELRSSGGTKYEYFHRETKSAPTWSKYSGSGGETKLSNLKETLDKLKKVQFPSGKSTLRKALEGCGETGAAGGVVAEAYNFFFNPNKSATRQIIRLFTRIL from the coding sequence atgacTAGTAATGAGGTTACTATTGACATTGGTAAGTATCCCAGAAGCAAAGGGGTTGAAACAGATAATAAAATAGGATACTATTACCAAAGTGGTGGGAAAGTTCTTCTGGAGGAAACATATTATCCTGAACCAGATGGAACTTATATGAAACTCACGCATACTCCAGAACATGCCAACATCCAAAGTATTACACACAACGACATTATTCAAACTGTATCCTCTGACCTTTCAGAATTTAAGAGTGTGGCTGTTTTTTACTGGTCAGGGGATAgcatttttggaaatccTCTCctaattcaacttggaAATGACGACAATGAATACTATAATTCCACTCCTGAGAGGCTTACTTATTGGGATAAACTTACTCTGACAGCCATAAATCTTAAGTCTGAATTAGATAAGCAGAACTGTGAGAGGAATAAAGTTCATATCGTAAAAATCTCAGAGAAGGGTAATACTAATAACACTTACCAATGTCCCAGCTGTTCCAAGGAGGATATTCAAACTCACTATAATAACAGCCATCCAGGTTCCTCCTACTATATACATTCTATTCCTGGTTCTTCAGCTCAAATATCTGGGTTCAGGGATAATGAAGCTAATCAAGTTGGACTTCCATCCATTAAAAATCTAAAGTTTGTATTCGTTTACTGGAATAAGCCTGCTGCTAAACCCGTCCTAATTCACTATCCACAAAGTCCACCGAGATGCTTCAGAAGAAATAGTGATAATGATGACACTTGGGTTGAAGTTTCTAGATACCAAGAACAACTTTTAAATGATAAGGAGTATTACCCTTCCATTACTATAGATCTTATGTCTGCTAATGTACCATACACTGATAATAGTGTAATCGTAACTGTGAGAAATACTATAGTTGAGGGTGGCTATTCTAAATTTGAACATTCTCTGAGAGGTGGTCTAGTTATGATTGCACAAGCTAAGCATAGTAGTAATGTTCTAAATGACATATTATCTAATGACAAGTTAGACAGTATTACAGCCTACtactctggagatgatCCTGGGAGGAAAGAAAAACTTCTCCTGGTCGAACTGAGGTCAAGTGGTGGAACTAAATACGAGTATTTTCACAGAGAAACTAAGAGTGCACCTACATGGTCTAAATATTCCGGATCTGGAGGGGAAACTAAACTTTCTAATCTAAAGGAAACTCTGGATAAGCTTAAAAAGGTACAATTTCCTTCTGGAAAGTCAACACTGCGAAAGGCTCTTGAAGGATGCGGAGAGACAGGTGCAGCTGGAGGTGTTGTAGCTGAAGCTTATAACTTCTTCTTTAACCCGAACAAAAGTGCTACAAGACAGATAATTAGATTATTCACCAGGATACTTTAA
- a CDS encoding hypothetical protein (encoded by transcript BEWA_050450A) — protein sequence MTKELVLDISAGCGESGTCNCKVHPDGITATREVNKPVAGFIKLIHKSNIPFKLNKDLGGLSIIEVGGNRKDSYIQNVQSVSVYYWNGSPDTPILLGITKGSSKPTFYGRAIGFKTWMNGRVQNLDETQALDNQNCHNNDAVPFNIQDSTSGDLLKESKSSCLNKYRKIKLAQSSNPPGSEYVTTAYNIPSNTKISRVTYNGKPTDIPHISDPVDVITLYSYPGSDSVPLMIEFLKQGGASRWFESKDSGGTSWTEVGSGGNFYGTDSTIPKSALSEKLDEVLCKQYGNVTLDLSSTRSNRLEKYCCNEHQKNGGRIAVTKGEIKVNGVSKTASYYKHSLAPGTSVAGVYYKDIRGNRKKITLSGSPFPISGIQSVYTFYCGEEKPSLIYVDSDSVMTKGWYKGTDENWIWTHTGLEPKDFENKELDCMKWMKFKIKLGDCGCTGLSDCSIASGKSLEKLKEELQQEEKREREKREKLIAAEIRKVKQSAAQGFSSSTLNFTDSSDNSGSNGEDNSGGFGSVSITSSQLSPKGSSGSSTPVVSNSGAGGVTVRLDSRRSYPINHREGKMIDVSLYNNTLIAGYSAFQHKRKGKDFTINKFTVGNEGQTFPKEAIPVKDVKSVIVYFLSCSKSDDPATNIPLLVYIGSNDGKRHHWYIMKEKNGRKLYDISYVLWNRPPHKAKNLQITLQNIAEYLGISCKKESVPIPPNNDNEIKDQGTNGIPNNNIVQSGEMSNAISLGLPPKKLPILQLKAQQGGDNFYIVEDQKTVENTVKSEYVPLPSAKPDIRQNSVSSDLATNIAQGEATQPICDERQVSSATLGTASTSDGDGKAEESDSQTPLDTTPAEPGKTERFASVLTGGILAGAGYFFAGTAGTGATFFGGWKLYNRYKGDPWVRQI from the coding sequence CCATTTAAGCTAAACAAGGATCTAGGTGGACTTAGCATAATAGAAGTAGGAGGAAATAGAAAAGATAGCTACATACAGAATGTGCAGAGTGTCTCagtttactactggaatggtTCTCCAGATACGCCGATCCTTCTTGGTATTACTAAGGGTAGTAGTAAACCTACATTCTATGGCAGAGCAATAGGTTTTAAAACCTGGATGAATGGTCGAGTACAAAATCTGGATGAAACACAAGCCTTAGATAATCAAAACTGTCACAATAATGATGCAGTTCCATTTAATATACAAGACTCTACATCTGGTGATCTTCTCAAAGAATCTAAATCCAGCTGTCTCAACAAATACAGAAAGATAAAACTTGCACAATCATCCAATCCTCCTGGAAGTGAGTATGTTACTACAGCATACAACATTCCCAGTAACACAAAGATATCTAGAGTTACATACAACGGTAAGCCCACTGATATCCCTCATATTAGTGACCCGGTCGATGTAATAACGCTATACTCTTATCCAGGTAGTGATAGTGTGCCACTTATGATTGAATTTCTAAAACAAGGTGGAGCATCTAGATGGTTTGAAAGCAAAGATTCAGGTGGTACTAGTTGGACAGAAGTTGGTAGTGGTGGTAATTTTTATGGTACAGACAGCACTATTCCAAAGTCCGCCCTTTCTGAAAAGCTTGACGAAGTGTTGTGCAAACAATACGGTAATGTTACCTTGGACCTATCCTCTACTAGATCCAATAGACTGGAAAAGTACTGTTGTAATGAGCACCAAAAAAATGGTGGCAGGATTGCTGTCACTAAAGGAGAGATAAAAGTAAACGGTGTTAGTAAGACCGCTTCATACTACAAACATTCTCTTGCCCCTGGAACATCAGTTGCCGGTGTCTATTACAAGGATATTAGAGGTaacaggaagaagataacACTTTCAGGATCACCATTTCCAATATCAGGCATACAAAGTGTGTATACGTTTTACTGTGGAGAGGAGAAACCATCACTAATTTACGTCGACAGTGACAGCGTTATGACTAAGGGTTGGTACAAGGGTACTGATGAGAACTGGATATGGACACACACAGGTTTAGAACCTAAAGATTTCGAGAATAAGGAACTTGACTGTATGAAATGGATGAAGTTCAAAATAAAGCTGGGAGATTGTGGTTGTACTGGGTTGTCAGACTGTTCAATAGCTTCTGGTAAATCATTAGAAAAACTAAAGGAAGAGCTCcaacaagaagaaaagaggGAACGGGAGAAACGAGAGAAGTTAATAGCTGCAGAAATTCGAAAAGTAAAACAATCTGCTGCACAAGGATTCTCTTCAAGTACTCTAAACTTTACTGATTCTAGTGATAATTCTGGAAGTAATGGTGAAGACAATAGTGGAGGATTTGGATCTGTTAGTATCACTTCTAGTCAACTCTCACCTAAAGGATCATCTGGCTCATCTACTCCTGTTGTTAGTAATAGTGGAGCTGGAGGAGTCACAGTACGGCTTGATAGTAGACGTTCTTACCCTATTAACCATAGAGAAGGAAAAATGATAGATGTTTCCCTTTACAATAATACTCTCATAGCTGGGTATTCTGCCTTTCAGCATAAACGCAAAGGAAAGGATTTTACTATAAACAAGTTTACCGTTGGAAATGAGGGACAGACATTCCCAAAAGAAGCTATACCTGTAAAAGATGTTAAGAGTGTAATAGTATACTTTCTATCTTGTTCGAAATCTGACGATCCTGCTACGAATATTCCACTTCTTGTATACATCGGTAGCAATGACGGGAAGCGCCACCACTGGTATATAATGAAAGAGAAAAACGGTAGGAAATTGTATGACATTTCTTATGTGTTATGGAATCGACCTCCACACAAAGCCAAGAACCTCCAGATTACTCTACAAAACATAGCGGAATACCTGGGGATTTCCTGCAAGAAAGAGTCAGTGCCCATACCTCCAAACAATGATAATGAAATTAAAGATCAAGGAACTAATGGAATACCAAACAACAATATCGTACAATCAGGCGAGATGAGCAACGCCATCTCTCTGGGACTTCCACCTAAAAAACTTCCAATACTTCAACTAAAAGCACAACAAGGAGGTGATAACTTTTACATAGTGGAGGATCAAAAAACTGTTGAAAATACTGTTAAATCTGAATATGTTCCACTTCCATCTGCTAAACCTGACATTCGACAAAATTCTGTCTCATCTGACCTAGCTACTAATATTGCTCAAGGTGAAGCTACTCAACCTATATGTGATGAAAGACAAGTCTCTTCCGCTACTTTAGGTACAGCTAGTACATCTGATGGAGAtggtaaagctgaagaatctgattCTCAAACTCCTCTTGATACTACTCCTGCCGAACCTGGTAAAACTGAACGTTTTGCTAGTGTTCTTACTGGTGGTATTCTCGCTGGTGCCGGATACTTCTTTGCTGGAACTGCAGGAACAGGTGCAacattctttggaggatggaaactgtataatcgctataaaggagatccttgggttagacagatttaa